The following coding sequences are from one Lolium rigidum isolate FL_2022 chromosome 6, APGP_CSIRO_Lrig_0.1, whole genome shotgun sequence window:
- the LOC124661236 gene encoding gametogenetin has protein sequence MRSGAVPPCPLPSPNPNPDAPPSPAMTPRVPPFRHYPAHLVLSDAVAAWHPFHKKQCLSDRSTAPPSAQLADAASAEAATPPPSVGGSGGSFRWLGLRKRRRRGGVSRSVSGRSSDRRRSGTCSDFHVTCGPGGGGATDSSGEMWASDVGELRARDVPMAPEFASPPVGGAGSGAGGTAAGVETAATESGYGSEPGYRGDVELGYGDEIDEEEEDGRQQVFFWGGEIGDCIADMDKMAIVGDNNFGEQKSHHRCRRKKHDVRMLDALK, from the exons ATGAGATCGGGAGCAGTACCACCGTGTCCGCTCCCCAGCCCAAACCCTAATCCCGATGCTCCCCCTTCGCCGGCGATGACACCGCGCGTGCCGCCGTTCCGGCATTACCCGGCGCACCTTGTCCTCAGCGACGCCGTTGCTGCCTGGCACCCCTTCCACAAGAAACAATGCCTCTCCGACCGCTCCACCGCTCCCCCCTCCGCCCAACTCGCGGACGCAGCCTCCGCGGAAGCCGCAACCCCTCCCCCTTCCGTCGGTGGTAGCGGAGGATCCTTCCGGTGGCTCGGGCTCCGCAAGCGCCGGCGCCGCGGAGGAGTCTCCCGGTCGGTCTCTGGCCGCAGTAGCGACCGCCGGAGATCCGGCACGTGCTCCGATTTCCACGTCACGTGCGgtcccggtggtggtggcgccacgGATTCCAGTGGGGAGATGTGGGCATCGGATGTTGGGGAGTTGCGGGCAAGGGACGTTCCTATGGCGCCGGAGTTCGCCTCGCCACCCGTTGGTGGGGCTGGATCAGGGGCTGGTGGGACGGCTGCTGGGGTGGAGACGGCAGCGACCGAGTCCGGCTACGGAAGCGAGCCTGGGTACCGTGGGGATGTGGAACTTGGGTACGGGGATGAgattgacgaggaggaggaggacgggaggCAGCAGGTGTTCTTCTGGGGCGGTGAGATCGGAG ACTGCATCGCCGATATGGATAAGATGGCCATTGTTGGTGACAATAATTTTGGGGAGCAGAAGAGTCATCACCGATGCAGGCGAAAGAAGCATGATGTGAGGATGTTGGATGCCTTGAAATGA